The genomic window CACTGGGCGTATCCCGAGAACCGAACTGGCAGCAAAGTATCCCACACCGAGAGGGCTCGTCGGGATGGTGCCGCCGCAAtctcggccgccgcccaggcacTCGCTGAAGAGGCGGCTGCTAGAAGCGACGCCCGAAAGCAAGCTGTGCAGGCCAAGAAGGGTCTGAAGAACCAGCAGCAAGACTCTGACGCGGACGACCTAGAGGCCCGCCACAAGGAGCCGGCCAAAAAGACCACGGCCAAGTCTCGAAAAACTGTCACTGCTGATCCAAACAGCACGGCATTGGGTATTCCAGCCCCGTCTACCAATGGCAACCCCCCTCAAAAGAGAAGGAAGGTAGAAAAGACGGTCAATGGAGCCAACACCGGTACTGGAGGAGCCATGAGTACTGTGTTTGGTACAAATGCTCCAAAACCCAAGACAGGCAGCCCCCGAGGGACTCCCGCGCCAGACGGGCCCAAGAAACGAAAAGCCTTGCCGACAGGCAGTGGACAAGCGAAGAAGAAGTATGTGTCTGACCATCGTCTACCGCCTCCTGTTTTCTCTTCTCCAGGCATACGTTTCATATCGGCCGACCTTGGCGTCCGTTTTACTAACATGCATGCTAGGAACGGCTTGTCACCCTCAGTCACGTCCTCTCCCGTCATGGGAATTTTCCCCGATCCAAAAGTACCTGCTCGAGCATCGCCGcctcccaccaccagcgCGCCCCGTCCGGCATCATCCCGTGCCCGACAGAACTCAATACAGTCCAATGCGGAAAACGGAAAAGCTCGGCCTGCCCCCTCGGCTGCCAACAAACCCAGTGGCAACGGCCAAGGCACGCCCGAAATGGCTTCAGTCGCGGCATTCCCTCGAGCTGTGCAAGAAGCAAAACCAGCCAAGGAAGAAAGTGCGCCCGTCAAGACGGAACCcgccaagaaagaaagcgAGCGACCCGAGACGTCCAGCAACTCTACGCCTGCCACTGCGACGAAGGATGCAAAGCCAGACGAACCCGATAGGAAAAGCGAATCCGCCACTCCGCAAACGACTCCCGCCACGGCAACTACAAAGACTGGCAGGGCAAGCAAACCGTCAACGCCAGCGCTGGCCACCTTTCAAGAAGCAGCTCGTTCACGCCCGTCGCGAAGCACAGAAACGGGCTCCAAAAAGAGCCACAAGAAGAGCGGACCCGTGGCACAAGTAGTCCTCATACAAcaggcggctgcggctgcggaCACGGatgccagcagcagcatgcagggagacgacgaagacggcgaCATTGACGGCGACGAACCGACGTACTGTTACTGCAATAGCGTCAGCTATGGCGAGATGGTGGCCTGCGATGCAGACGACTGCAAGCGCGAGTGGTTCCACCTGGCTTGTGTAGGGCTCAAGGTTGCGCCGGGCTCAAGAAGTAAGTGCTGGCTCTTATTTTATCCCGTCGCAATCTCTACTCGTGCAGTcatttatttcttttttctaACGTGCGGCTCGGCAGCGAAATGGTACTGCGAGGACTGCAAGGAACGCTTGAAAATGGGGGCCAAAAAGTCGGGCGGACGCTAGCACATCTGAGAGAGTCTTGTCGGCTGGTTGGACGCGGTGCCGTTGTAGCGAGTCTTTGTATACCATTTGATTTGATTTGTAGCTTTCCCGGGCGTCTGGTGTACATTCTGGGGGAATTGCGTGGGCACGGAacggcggcgttggcatcatgttgaaGGGACTGGACTGGATAGGGGTGTCTAGGTCGCTACGTACATGGTAGAAATTTCATCGTGTGGCGGACCTGAAAGATACATTGCAGGGCGAGACTTTGCACGACGCGCGCCATGCCGGGTAGTTATTGGGGGTTGAATGCCCAAGGCTAAAGGGTGGTTTTGCCCTCGTCGTGTACATGCGGTGTGCTATCAATGTTTGCATACATGCCCGTGCGTGGTTGCAAGCCCCAGGACGGTGCTGGTACGCCTGCCAGAGCTCTCGAGTCAGCTGCATGAGATGTGGTGTAGATGGAACTAAATTTAGGTGAATAATCTATATTGCAGAAgctggaaaaaaaaatgataaTAATACGCCATGTGCCTCCCTCcgcgaagaaaaaaaaaatccctaTGGAAAAGCACGGGGTATAAATACACTCCTCTACACTCATTGCTATTCTACCAGGCGGCggctcttggccttgacgaggGTGCTCGTCTCGTCCCTCTCCTTTTGCTTCTGGCGCCACTGCCACTCCAGCATGACCCAGATGAAGTGCTGGAGGTCGAAGTCGGGCCACAGGCAGTCGATGAAGACGATTTGCGTGTCCTGGTGGCACTGCCAGAGCATGAAGTCGCTGAGGCGCTCGACGCCGCTGGTCCGCACGAAGAGTTCCAGCGGCGGGTCGGACGCCGTGTACATGTGGTCGTTGAGGGTGTCGGTGGTGATGGATTCCGGGTTGGGGAGGTGGCTGttcgaggaggagcgggtGCGGAGGCTGGGCGAGGGTGAGTCTGGCGGCAGGGTGGTGGACGACGAGTCGCCGGCGTCTTCGTCGTTGTCCATGCTCGTCTCTTCGggcacgtcgtcgtcgtcgtcggcgtcgaggaTGGTGGGGAGGGGTTCCTTGCCGTCGAGCTGGCTGGACAGGATCTTTTGGCGGATGCGCGAGGGCGAGAAGGGGGTGTttttgggcggcggcgggttgAGGAAGTCCTGGACAGTGTTGCGGATGGCCGTGGTGATTTCGGCCCGCGACGTGTATGGGAAGCAGATGTTGAGGACGGTCCTACGCACGGGGGGTTAGCTTCATCGTTTGGTaaacggcggcagcgtctACGGATGACATACTTGTTGTTGTGCTTGGTCCTAGCAACGGCTTTGTCAACAACCTTGAGGACGTCTTCCCGGATCATCTCACGCTGACCGAGGACGCGCACGCAGGCGCCGTAGCGGTCTAGGATGTCGCCGTAGGTGGTGAGCTGCTCcagcttgaccttggccagctgcaTGAGCCCTTCGACTTCGTGCTTGGGCCGGTTGTAGTTCTCGACGCTGAACGCATAGACGGTGATGACCTTGACGCCGCACTTGTAGCAAATTTCCATAATCTAGAATGCGcaaaccaccaac from Metarhizium brunneum chromosome 2, complete sequence includes these protein-coding regions:
- the ING3 gene encoding Inhibitor of growth protein 3; translation: MKSAKPVAADTPSHRRSQPARQARTNPQRSSANADRSGDGRGPVNGRPLGCQPIEIFPAITHFADTISALPKELVRHFTLLKEVDAKIFAPEEQLFQLVAAISNSSLPETRANNDAAGAAQPASAPMSTQNSSSGMALNPARASSAPSLDEASAAPTSVFDPSNIPRRQLFRQTAFKIQEMLVSLEEKNHVLSTANEALQRQLARAEDVWPYLENEFSDEAKWGSTTHWAYPENRTGSKVSHTERARRDGAAAISAAAQALAEEAAARSDARKQAVQAKKGLKNQQQDSDADDLEARHKEPAKKTTAKSRKTVTADPNSTALGIPAPSTNGNPPQKRRKVEKTVNGANTGTGGAMSTVFGTNAPKPKTGSPRGTPAPDGPKKRKALPTGSGQAKKKNGLSPSVTSSPVMGIFPDPKVPARASPPPTTSAPRPASSRARQNSIQSNAENGKARPAPSAANKPSGNGQGTPEMASVAAFPRAVQEAKPAKEESAPVKTEPAKKESERPETSSNSTPATATKDAKPDEPDRKSESATPQTTPATATTKTGRASKPSTPALATFQEAARSRPSRSTETGSKKSHKKSGPVAQVVLIQQAAAAADTDASSSMQGDDEDGDIDGDEPTYCYCNSVSYGEMVACDADDCKREWFHLACVGLKVAPGSRTKWYCEDCKERLKMGAKKSGGR
- the RER2 gene encoding Dehydrodolichyl diphosphate synthase complex subunit is translated as MSDAVSLLRRLILESPPGEWALNRLRELLIGALRQGPVPQHVAFEMDGNRRYAKSHRMETVEGHHRGFEALARIMEICYKCGVKVITVYAFSVENYNRPKHEVEGLMQLAKVKLEQLTTYGDILDRYGACVRVLGQREMIREDVLKVVDKAVARTKHNNKTVLNICFPYTSRAEITTAIRNTVQDFLNPPPPKNTPFSPSRIRQKILSSQLDGKEPLPTILDADDDDDVPEETSMDNDEDAGDSSSTTLPPDSPSPSLRTRSSSNSHLPNPESITTDTLNDHMYTASDPPLELFVRTSGVERLSDFMLWQCHQDTQIVFIDCLWPDFDLQHFIWVMLEWQWRQKQKERDETSTLVKAKSRRLVE